One stretch of Thermococcus sp. 21S9 DNA includes these proteins:
- the cbiB gene encoding adenosylcobinamide-phosphate synthase CbiB — protein sequence MDALIVFLLALLWDLLLGESPAKLHPVVWFGRIAGFLDGKWKRRDPLTDFLAGALTALLVIAFALALSLVPRYIPFPLNYVLAVYLLKSSFAVRSLHEHIARTITEDIEAKRRAVSMIVSRDVRNLDEAHLNSASIESLAENLNDSVIAPLFYFLFFSLPGALLYRAVNTLDAMLGYRSERYEFFGKFSARLDDVLNLIPARLTVLLYLPLGGLKVLRHYRLARFKINSDKPMSAMSAVLGVWLEKPGVYRFPGREPKNEDIKRALKVYWFVVAEWVGIVLLLLATGVCPCLSR from the coding sequence ATGGACGCCCTAATCGTTTTTCTCCTCGCGCTTCTCTGGGACCTCCTCCTTGGGGAATCACCGGCCAAGCTCCACCCCGTAGTCTGGTTCGGGAGGATAGCGGGCTTTCTCGACGGAAAGTGGAAAAGAAGAGACCCCCTTACGGATTTCCTCGCGGGAGCTTTAACGGCCCTGCTCGTCATTGCCTTCGCTTTAGCCCTCTCGCTCGTTCCCCGATACATTCCTTTCCCGCTGAACTACGTTCTGGCAGTTTACCTCCTGAAAAGCTCCTTCGCGGTAAGGAGTCTCCACGAGCACATAGCGAGAACGATAACCGAGGACATCGAAGCAAAGAGAAGGGCAGTCTCGATGATAGTGAGCAGGGACGTTAGAAACCTCGATGAAGCTCACCTCAACTCCGCCTCGATAGAGAGCTTGGCTGAAAACCTCAACGACTCCGTAATCGCTCCGCTGTTCTACTTCCTCTTCTTTAGCCTCCCTGGAGCCCTGCTCTACCGCGCGGTGAACACGCTCGATGCCATGCTCGGCTACCGGAGCGAGCGCTACGAGTTCTTCGGCAAGTTCTCAGCGAGGCTGGACGACGTTCTTAACCTAATTCCCGCCCGCTTGACCGTTCTCCTCTACCTCCCGCTCGGCGGTTTGAAGGTTCTCAGGCACTACCGCCTTGCAAGGTTCAAGATAAACTCCGACAAGCCTATGTCGGCTATGAGCGCCGTCCTCGGGGTCTGGCTTGAGAAGCCCGGTGTTTACCGCTTCCCGGGCAGGGAGCCGAAAAACGAAGACATAAAACGAGCCCTGAAGGTTTACTGGTTCGTCGTTGCCGAATGGGTCGGAATCGTCCTTTTACTCCTCGCAACGGGGGTGTGTCCATGCTTGAGCCGGTGA
- a CDS encoding diphthine--ammonia ligase, producing the protein MKGVAFFSGGKDGLYAVHLAERNGIEVPYLLALKTTIGLSPHWENFPALKTLADAMGKELLTFDMSRGSRALAEFIASLDVDYLISGDVLLEDHLKWIERLAEEAGVKPLEPLWGRDTRELAGEILKAGFEYAIIAVNKEKLGKEWLGYTFRSVEDLEFFLERNPGVDPVGEFAEFHTVVLASPLFEERFVPEILSTEESERYHWVRFELRNEKR; encoded by the coding sequence ATGAAAGGAGTCGCCTTTTTCTCGGGTGGCAAGGACGGCCTCTACGCGGTTCACCTTGCTGAAAGAAACGGAATCGAGGTTCCCTACCTTCTCGCGCTCAAAACCACGATAGGACTCTCACCCCACTGGGAGAACTTCCCGGCCCTCAAAACGCTCGCCGACGCGATGGGGAAGGAACTGCTCACCTTCGATATGAGCAGAGGGAGCAGGGCTTTGGCGGAGTTCATAGCTTCGCTGGACGTTGACTACCTGATATCGGGCGACGTTCTCCTCGAAGACCACCTAAAGTGGATTGAGCGACTCGCGGAAGAGGCTGGAGTCAAGCCCCTTGAACCGCTATGGGGACGGGATACGAGGGAACTCGCCGGGGAAATCCTGAAAGCCGGCTTCGAGTACGCGATAATAGCCGTGAACAAGGAGAAGCTCGGCAAAGAGTGGCTCGGCTACACATTCCGCTCGGTCGAGGATTTGGAGTTCTTCCTCGAAAGGAACCCCGGCGTTGACCCGGTCGGCGAGTTCGCGGAGTTTCACACCGTTGTTTTAGCGTCTCCCCTCTTTGAGGAGCGCTTTGTCCCTGAAATCCTCTCGACCGAGGAGAGCGAGAGGTATCACTGGGTTAGGTTCGAGCTAAGAAATGAGAAAAGGTAA
- a CDS encoding PIN domain-containing protein encodes MEVVLDYNVVFSALYNRGVAYKLFMLNHVTRDIEFLVPDYFWEEVERKKDRLAKLTRLTEEDFEFVLRIIKSQTITMPEHIVKAGIEEALSLSPDPKDVPYVALALALNLPLVTGDLKLKNAIKDRIVIYSPSELLKLMGGSV; translated from the coding sequence ATGGAGGTCGTGCTGGACTACAACGTCGTTTTTTCGGCCCTTTACAACAGAGGCGTTGCCTACAAACTTTTCATGCTGAACCACGTGACGAGAGATATTGAATTCTTGGTTCCGGACTACTTCTGGGAGGAGGTCGAACGAAAGAAGGACCGCCTCGCCAAATTAACTCGCCTAACGGAGGAGGACTTCGAATTCGTTCTCAGAATTATCAAGTCCCAGACGATAACGATGCCGGAGCACATCGTCAAGGCTGGCATAGAGGAAGCCCTCTCCCTGTCTCCCGACCCAAAAGACGTCCCTTACGTTGCCCTTGCGCTCGCTCTTAATCTTCCACTTGTTACGGGTGATTTAAAGCTGAAAAACGCCATTAAAGATAGAATTGTCATCTATTCCCCGTCGGAGCTGTTAAAACTCATGGGTGGCTCTGTATGA
- a CDS encoding class I SAM-dependent methyltransferase, which produces MHELYTVLAEYYDAIYRWRAKRIGEEIDFVEELFRKEAERGVKKILDLACGTGIPTLELARRGYEVTGLDLHEEMLAVARRKAERAGLSIEFIRGNALELDFEEEFDAVTMFFSSIMYFDDSAIQELFDSVKRALKPGGVFIADFPCWFYGGRDGPIVWDERKGEERLVITDWREVEPAFQKLRFKRLVQIVKPDGSVRAFMVDDELNIYTPREMRLLAERHFRRVKIYGDRHELRPNDRRYWLVAVK; this is translated from the coding sequence ATGCACGAGCTCTACACCGTTCTGGCCGAGTACTACGACGCGATTTACAGGTGGAGAGCCAAGCGGATAGGTGAGGAAATTGACTTCGTTGAGGAGCTGTTCCGGAAAGAGGCCGAAAGGGGAGTAAAGAAAATCCTCGACCTGGCCTGCGGAACAGGAATTCCAACGCTCGAACTCGCGAGGCGCGGTTACGAGGTTACGGGCCTCGACCTCCACGAGGAGATGCTGGCAGTTGCGAGAAGAAAGGCCGAAAGGGCAGGGCTCAGCATCGAGTTCATTCGAGGAAACGCGCTCGAGCTCGACTTTGAGGAGGAATTCGACGCGGTAACCATGTTCTTCTCCTCCATCATGTATTTCGATGATTCTGCAATTCAAGAATTATTTGATTCTGTAAAACGGGCCTTAAAGCCAGGAGGAGTTTTCATCGCTGATTTCCCCTGCTGGTTCTACGGCGGAAGGGACGGCCCGATAGTGTGGGACGAGCGAAAGGGTGAAGAAAGGCTGGTCATAACCGACTGGCGCGAGGTGGAGCCGGCTTTCCAGAAGCTCCGCTTCAAGAGGCTCGTTCAGATAGTTAAGCCCGACGGGAGCGTTAGGGCCTTCATGGTGGACGACGAACTCAACATCTACACGCCGAGGGAGATGAGGCTTTTGGCGGAAAGACACTTCAGGCGGGTCAAAATCTATGGGGACAGACATGAGCTGAGGCCCAACGACAGAAGGTACTGGCTGGTGGCAGTGAAATAG
- a CDS encoding aminotransferase class I/II-fold pyridoxal phosphate-dependent enzyme codes for MLEPVRFSTYHGGARKEGLLDFSASLNPYPPEWLDEIFKRAREISNRYPYYERLEEELEELVGEPLTVTAGITEALYLLGILALRGRRVVIPRHTYGEYERTARIFGAKVVKGPNEPEKIAELVERDSVVFFCNPNNPDGRFYRVRELKPLLDAVEDRGALLVLDEAFIDFVKKPESPEGENIVKLRTFTKSYGLPGIRVGYVLGFEEAFRSVRMPWSIGSTGVAFLEFLVKDGFEHLRKTMPLIWREKERLEKTLNVKSDANFFIKRVENADEFVEAMKKRGILVRSCASFGLPEYVRFSVRKPEENDRLIEAFRELGEGF; via the coding sequence ATGCTTGAGCCGGTGAGGTTCTCAACCTATCACGGGGGTGCGAGGAAGGAAGGCTTGCTCGACTTCTCGGCGTCGCTCAATCCTTACCCCCCGGAGTGGCTCGATGAGATATTCAAACGCGCGAGGGAGATAAGCAACCGCTACCCCTACTACGAGAGGCTTGAGGAGGAGCTGGAAGAGCTCGTCGGTGAGCCTCTAACCGTAACGGCCGGCATCACTGAGGCGCTCTATTTACTCGGAATCCTCGCGCTCCGTGGGCGGAGAGTTGTTATTCCGCGCCACACCTACGGCGAGTACGAGAGAACAGCGAGAATTTTTGGAGCAAAAGTCGTCAAAGGCCCGAACGAACCGGAAAAAATAGCGGAGCTCGTCGAGAGGGACTCGGTCGTCTTCTTCTGCAACCCCAACAACCCGGACGGAAGGTTCTACCGCGTTAGGGAGCTCAAGCCACTTCTCGATGCGGTAGAAGACAGAGGGGCGCTCCTCGTTCTCGACGAGGCCTTCATAGACTTCGTGAAAAAGCCGGAGAGTCCTGAGGGTGAGAACATCGTGAAGCTCAGAACCTTCACCAAGAGCTACGGTTTACCGGGAATAAGAGTCGGCTACGTCTTGGGTTTTGAAGAGGCGTTCAGGAGCGTTAGGATGCCCTGGAGCATAGGCTCGACGGGAGTTGCCTTCCTCGAGTTTCTCGTCAAAGACGGCTTCGAGCACCTCAGGAAGACGATGCCCCTAATCTGGCGCGAAAAGGAGAGGCTTGAAAAAACCTTAAACGTTAAAAGCGATGCAAACTTCTTCATCAAGCGCGTTGAGAACGCTGACGAGTTCGTTGAAGCCATGAAGAAGCGCGGAATCCTCGTGAGGAGCTGTGCGAGCTTCGGACTGCCGGAATACGTGCGCTTTTCGGTGAGGAAACCTGAGGAGAACGACAGGCTTATTGAAGCCTTTAGGGAGCTGGGAGAAGGGTTTTAA
- a CDS encoding uracil-DNA glycosylase family protein encodes MLIRIDELQRVGDVYVNPRNLLTKPLSLKTWRDFMNLDERTYGTYARTIYNPRERFLVTDESSEARAIELSALYCSLLTDPEYFCGGENLHYQLEIGEFEGLPFANGWTGSRVALVGEAPGRRGCGKTGVCFYRDASGSLLRKVLFHLGINPDFVYITNVVKCNPPNNRLSRVPEGTYELLARELEILEPEAVFALGRTAERALQELGFEVEYLRHPAWYVRRGVREPNDEMVAEYAKIREAFGEWTP; translated from the coding sequence ATGCTGATTCGGATTGATGAACTCCAGAGGGTCGGCGACGTCTACGTTAATCCGCGAAACCTTCTGACCAAACCACTTTCACTGAAAACCTGGCGCGATTTCATGAATCTGGACGAGAGAACTTACGGAACCTACGCCCGGACGATTTACAACCCCCGGGAAAGGTTTTTGGTAACCGATGAGTCCTCCGAGGCCCGGGCGATAGAGCTTTCTGCCCTCTACTGCTCCCTCCTGACGGACCCCGAGTACTTCTGTGGCGGGGAGAACCTGCACTACCAGCTTGAAATAGGGGAGTTCGAGGGACTGCCCTTCGCCAACGGCTGGACGGGTTCCAGGGTCGCCCTCGTGGGCGAAGCGCCAGGAAGACGGGGCTGTGGAAAAACCGGCGTGTGCTTCTACCGCGACGCCTCCGGGAGCTTACTCAGGAAAGTTCTCTTCCACCTCGGCATCAATCCGGACTTCGTTTACATAACCAACGTCGTGAAGTGCAACCCCCCGAACAACAGGCTGTCCCGCGTTCCGGAAGGCACCTACGAGCTCCTCGCGAGGGAACTCGAAATCCTCGAGCCGGAAGCCGTCTTCGCCCTCGGCAGAACCGCCGAAAGGGCCTTACAGGAGCTCGGCTTTGAGGTGGAGTACCTGAGACATCCGGCCTGGTACGTGCGTCGCGGAGTCCGCGAGCCGAATGATGAGATGGTCGCCGAGTACGCTAAAATCAGGGAGGCCTTTGGGGAATGGACGCCCTAA
- a CDS encoding NTP transferase domain-containing protein: MIIIMAGGRSSRMGREKPVLKVGGVPMLLRVYSEAEKVGETVVALSKNTPKTRELCLRERIPFVETPGNGYVDDVKWLLREFGPFISVSADLPFVKAGDIAGISEAFDGKTSLTGVLPLKLVPKDLKPVVYRGYAIVGLNAVGTDGERFFELRNPLLALNVNTPEELKLAERIARLVGR; encoded by the coding sequence ATGATAATCATCATGGCCGGCGGGCGTTCGAGCAGGATGGGGCGGGAAAAGCCAGTTCTGAAGGTCGGCGGAGTGCCGATGCTACTCCGCGTTTATAGCGAGGCCGAAAAAGTGGGTGAGACAGTTGTTGCCCTCTCAAAAAATACGCCGAAGACTAGGGAGCTGTGCCTCCGCGAGAGAATTCCCTTCGTCGAGACGCCCGGAAACGGCTACGTGGATGACGTTAAGTGGCTCCTCCGCGAGTTCGGGCCATTTATCAGCGTCTCTGCGGATTTGCCCTTCGTTAAGGCGGGCGATATAGCAGGGATTTCGGAGGCCTTTGACGGAAAAACGAGCCTGACGGGAGTTCTACCGCTAAAGCTGGTTCCAAAGGATTTGAAGCCCGTTGTTTATAGAGGCTACGCGATAGTTGGCCTTAACGCCGTCGGAACCGATGGCGAGAGGTTCTTCGAGCTGAGAAACCCGTTGCTCGCTTTGAACGTCAACACGCCGGAAGAGTTAAAGCTCGCTGAGAGAATAGCGAGGCTGGTGGGAAGATGA
- the cobS gene encoding adenosylcobinamide-GDP ribazoletransferase, giving the protein MRNLLPFFTRIPVKGDFERVRKELWALPLLAPVTSALATLVLYLKLPLSNILSVLALYLTIGLLHLDGLADWADGVMVKGDRERKIKAMKDLNTGIAGVFAVVMALLLQVYSLPLLPFYALYLAELNSKFAMLLALATKKPLGQGLGAYFMEGINGRQLAIGMSLYLLLLLLVAYLEPRSLVSLFGLLAGAYVIHLSLRNFGGLNGDCIGAVAEITRAGALLGMAVVWIYFGG; this is encoded by the coding sequence GTGCGGAATCTTTTACCCTTCTTCACGCGGATTCCGGTCAAAGGCGACTTCGAGCGGGTTAGGAAGGAGCTCTGGGCTCTCCCCCTGCTCGCGCCGGTAACTTCGGCCCTGGCGACGCTCGTCCTTTATCTGAAACTCCCACTGAGCAACATCCTCTCTGTCCTCGCGCTCTACCTCACGATAGGCCTCCTACACCTCGACGGCCTGGCAGACTGGGCCGACGGGGTTATGGTCAAGGGCGACCGTGAGAGGAAGATTAAGGCCATGAAGGACCTCAACACGGGCATAGCAGGGGTTTTTGCCGTCGTCATGGCCCTCCTCCTGCAGGTTTACTCCCTCCCACTCCTCCCGTTCTATGCGCTCTACCTGGCCGAGCTGAACTCAAAGTTCGCCATGCTTCTCGCTCTGGCAACAAAGAAGCCCCTGGGTCAGGGACTTGGGGCGTACTTCATGGAGGGCATAAATGGAAGGCAACTGGCCATCGGAATGTCCCTCTACCTCCTCCTGCTCCTGCTGGTAGCTTACCTCGAACCGCGCTCGCTCGTGTCTCTCTTCGGCCTCCTTGCGGGAGCGTACGTCATTCACCTCTCGCTAAGGAACTTTGGAGGGCTCAATGGAGACTGCATAGGCGCGGTAGCCGAGATAACGAGAGCCGGGGCGCTCCTGGGAATGGCGGTGGTTTGGATTTACTTCGGGGGTTGA
- a CDS encoding MJ1477/TM1410 family putative glycoside hydrolase, translating to MNLPGTSENLSLSSVRSWAYWLQNASPEVIAESGFDLVVMDYSRDGSDETAYTRGEIEKIKRAGVIPIAYISIGEAEDYRFYWNESWKENPPAWLGPENPDWEGNYAVRYWDEEWKEIVFRYLDRIIAQGFAGIYLDKVDEYWFWAEQGYNESWTAGQMIEFILEIANYTRSKAGRDFIIIPQNGEYLLEYDNGTLLATVSGWASEDVFYDGLEPSPWTAEKVPLLERVVSAGKPVFVVDYVDDGTRSEENLARILDFIEKARKAGFIPYATFEDRELDRLDVIPGIQPPK from the coding sequence ATGAACCTCCCAGGTACTTCCGAAAACCTCTCGCTTTCCTCCGTGAGGAGCTGGGCCTACTGGCTTCAGAACGCGAGTCCAGAGGTTATAGCCGAGAGCGGTTTCGATTTGGTCGTGATGGATTACTCCCGGGATGGGAGCGACGAGACCGCTTACACGAGGGGAGAGATAGAGAAGATTAAACGGGCCGGCGTGATTCCGATTGCCTACATCAGCATCGGAGAGGCCGAGGACTACCGCTTTTACTGGAACGAGAGCTGGAAGGAGAACCCGCCGGCGTGGCTCGGTCCGGAGAACCCAGACTGGGAGGGCAACTACGCCGTCAGGTACTGGGACGAGGAATGGAAGGAAATCGTCTTTCGCTACCTGGACAGAATCATCGCCCAGGGCTTTGCCGGGATTTATCTCGACAAGGTCGATGAATACTGGTTCTGGGCTGAGCAGGGGTACAATGAGAGCTGGACGGCAGGGCAGATGATTGAGTTCATCCTCGAAATCGCCAACTACACGCGCTCCAAAGCCGGGCGGGATTTCATAATAATCCCTCAGAACGGTGAGTATCTGCTTGAATACGACAACGGGACGCTTCTCGCCACCGTTTCAGGCTGGGCAAGCGAGGACGTCTTCTACGACGGCCTTGAGCCGAGTCCCTGGACGGCCGAAAAGGTTCCCCTCCTTGAGAGGGTTGTCAGCGCCGGAAAGCCCGTCTTCGTGGTTGATTACGTCGATGACGGGACGAGAAGTGAAGAAAACCTCGCCAGAATACTCGACTTCATAGAGAAGGCCAGAAAGGCGGGGTTTATTCCATACGCAACCTTTGAGGACAGGGAACTGGACCGGCTCGACGTGATTCCTGGGATTCAACCCCCGAAGTAA
- the cobZ gene encoding alpha-ribazole phosphatase CobZ, protein MIPEELLFELESKGVTLEKMLDTALELYIGDERERVRERLRGLMLRYLGDINVQALLLSALLLEENFKVEGDPVNLVADELIGMNIAELIGGKMALFNFFYYDTRKPGILAELPPFLDDAIGGFIAGCMTRLFEEV, encoded by the coding sequence ATGATCCCCGAAGAACTTCTCTTTGAGCTTGAATCCAAAGGAGTAACCCTCGAAAAGATGCTCGACACCGCATTAGAGCTGTACATCGGCGACGAGCGCGAGAGGGTTCGAGAAAGGCTGAGGGGGCTGATGCTGAGGTATCTGGGCGATATCAACGTCCAGGCACTGCTCCTCTCGGCGCTTCTCCTCGAGGAGAACTTCAAGGTTGAGGGCGACCCCGTGAACCTCGTGGCCGACGAGCTCATCGGCATGAACATCGCCGAGCTCATAGGCGGAAAGATGGCGCTGTTTAACTTCTTCTACTACGACACCAGGAAGCCCGGCATCCTTGCTGAGCTTCCGCCGTTCCTCGACGACGCGATAGGTGGCTTTATAGCGGGCTGTATGACGAGGCTGTTTGAGGAGGTGTAG
- a CDS encoding MFS transporter, whose translation MGSLSSAVLGPYLSLWLKSVGLSFSEIGLVQSVSELAQLLTDFPTGGLADRHGRVRVYAIGSSLFGLGLVIIGLSGGLWGVLAGASLSGLGSALVSGTMVPWLYDALGDRKLVKDVLSRLKALSGPARFAGGFFGGALAGLAPNAPVVIAGLLAIASGVMAVILLPDNRGKAELGYSGILRRGLHVVLENRGLHLLLLSSFLLSFTGRAFFTFWMLLLKAKGLPDEALGPLFATMLLSTSLGALLVRKLEPSPKTVALTSALLGVEVALLGLVPGLWGSVVLLFAIEVTLGARGPLMAVLRNDLIPSEVRSTVSSTLSTLGSGFTAIANVTIGLLAGKFGLGTAYLVAGLTGALSALPIWGLTFLSAPGEGCNIPEKPGGR comes from the coding sequence GTGGGCTCGCTGAGCTCCGCGGTTCTTGGGCCTTACCTGAGCCTCTGGCTTAAGTCGGTTGGCCTGAGCTTTTCTGAGATTGGGCTGGTTCAGAGCGTTTCAGAGCTTGCCCAGCTCCTCACGGACTTCCCGACCGGCGGTCTCGCGGACAGGCACGGCAGGGTCAGGGTTTATGCAATCGGAAGCTCCCTCTTCGGCCTCGGACTGGTCATTATAGGCCTCTCGGGAGGGCTCTGGGGCGTCCTCGCGGGTGCGTCCCTTTCCGGCCTTGGAAGCGCCCTCGTCAGCGGAACGATGGTTCCCTGGCTCTACGATGCCCTTGGAGACAGGAAGCTGGTAAAGGACGTCCTGAGCAGGCTGAAGGCCCTCTCCGGACCGGCCAGGTTTGCTGGTGGCTTCTTCGGAGGTGCACTCGCGGGATTAGCTCCGAACGCCCCCGTGGTCATCGCAGGGCTTCTCGCGATAGCCTCCGGCGTTATGGCTGTCATCCTTCTGCCAGACAACAGGGGTAAGGCGGAACTCGGATACTCCGGAATACTGCGCAGGGGCCTGCATGTGGTCCTTGAAAATAGGGGACTGCACCTGCTCCTCCTTTCTTCATTCCTATTAAGCTTTACAGGACGGGCGTTCTTCACGTTCTGGATGCTCCTGCTGAAAGCTAAGGGACTGCCGGACGAGGCCCTCGGACCGCTCTTCGCGACGATGTTGCTCTCCACTTCCCTCGGCGCGTTGCTGGTGAGGAAGCTTGAACCATCTCCGAAAACAGTCGCCCTGACATCAGCCCTGCTCGGCGTTGAGGTTGCCCTCCTTGGCCTTGTCCCCGGCCTCTGGGGGAGTGTGGTCCTTCTCTTCGCGATAGAGGTTACCCTCGGGGCGAGGGGACCGCTGATGGCAGTCCTCAGGAACGATTTAATTCCCTCGGAAGTCCGCTCGACGGTTAGCTCGACGCTGAGCACCTTAGGAAGCGGGTTCACGGCGATTGCAAACGTCACGATAGGCCTGCTCGCCGGAAAGTTCGGGCTCGGCACGGCCTACCTCGTGGCCGGCCTGACCGGGGCCCTCTCGGCCCTGCCAATCTGGGGATTAACCTTTTTAAGCGCCCCCGGCGAAGGGTGTAACATCCCGGAAAAACCCGGTGGAAGGTGA